CAGGACGTAGGTGTACAgagcaaacttttttttttttttttttgtgactcGGATAAGTTTGGATATATGGCCTGATAAGTTCCGAGACATGATGGAAGACAACTTCTCAAAGTCTCCGAAATGTTGATAATTGCATAGCAGGTGTGCTCAGAGATAAAAATGACGAGTCCTAGACACTTTATCAGGGTATAGGACCATTAGTAGACAGATTGAGTTTGCCTCAATTCTAGCTTTCGCTATTAAGCCTGGATGCAAAACAAGGCAACTTGGCTAGACTCCATCGATGCTAAGGGATCACGGAATAGGTGCTCGAAGTAATCGGCCTGATGTCTCCCAAAATTTTTGGTGTCGGGAAGCATGCCTGTTGGGTAACCACGAGAGGTGAAAAAGATGTCTGCGACGATCATAAGTGAAGAAATTTCTAGATTGGGTCATGGAGAAGCAAAAAAGCTTCTGGTGGGTCACTGAGAGTTGAAACGATGTAAGTGAGCATGGGTACCTTGAGAGGATTTTTGGGTGTTCACAACGAGGATGCTCATACCGTGAAGAGGCTGCATGGGATGCGATCGAGTCTCTATGGCTGGGTGTACTAAGCAAGTTAGGTGGTACCCGACAAGTCAATGAGAGGAGTTGTCTGGGTGGTTCACCGAGGTGCCTATGTTGTCGAATCTTGCGGGACCAAGTGATTGCTCGACCACTTCTAGCGAGCTTAGAAGTTCCAAACGCTAGTCGCCAATCCTAAAAGTCGATAATTGTCAGGACATGTCAGCGGGGTAGAACTGGTAGGTGTTCAACTTGGGAAACTCGGAAGCAAATCAATGATGAGGTCAACCGGGACGTCGGCAACTCAGCCTAGGCCGGAGGTGATGGTTGACATCTGAGTCCCGTTGTGATGTTACTGGGTGCCGGAGACTCGAAGTATCCGAAATGGGAAAAGATCATCGAGATGTTGGATTATGAGTACGTAGGTCATTGGTCAGTGAGCACGTAGTGGCATATGCGCAAGAGAGGACATGCTCTAGGTGCAGAGATGAAGATTTAAGGTGCATGGAGAAGGTTTTTGTGTGCTTGGTTGCTCTTCATATCAAGACGGCTACGTGATTCCAGTGAGGGTCACCGAGAGGTGAAACACTATTGGGTTCCAAGTTGGGTCATAAAGAGGTGATGAAGCTTCTAGAGAGAGTTACCGAGAGTGGAAGACGTTTTCGAGTAGACATGGATGCCTATAGAGGAGTTTGGGTGTGCTGCCCATGGAGCTCCGATTGACATGGCTGGGTGATGTCAGTGGTGAAGAGATAAACCCAGCGGGTTCAAGTAAAAGTCAGGTATAGACATGTACCCTAGGACGAGTTGATGTGTGAGACTAGAAGTTCTATCAAGGTCTACCTGTAAATGGACTAGGACTATTAGGCGGGTAGTGGTGTGTTGCATAGCAACGATGAGCAGGAGTTGTTGTGCCCAAGTGATCAAACGGGTCAATTACAGACAAGTACCCTGGAGGTGCTTGATGGATACCATAAATAGGGTGAGTAACATGAAAGAGAAGAGCGACATGACTTCTTGTATAGTTTCCTGTAGACGGCACCATTGTTTCTGTGTTAATCCAGAGACTAAGTATGAAGCaagatagagatagagagagatgaAACAAGATGTATAATGGTTCATCTCGCCCATGAGGCGAGGCTACATCCACTTAGAGATTCCAGTAAGAatgaggccaagtagcctttgtagtgatacaagtgtggAGATCATGTATCCCATCATTTTCTAAGCAGGGGAGGACTTCCTTTTATAGCTGAAGAAAATTTCATCCCATTTTACATTTCCGATGTGAGACAATGTGAATatatattgcttctcttgaagccttttgGGAAGCATGGGTGGGTGGCCTCCCAACGAGATATTGGTCAACCTCCACCATGACGAGGTAACTCAAGTGTCGGTTGAGGTGATAGATGTTGAAGGCAGGGCCTACAATGTCACATGAACCATTAACGAGCTCGTTATTTTTGCTAGATGGTATGTAATATGAGCGGTACGTATGTACAAGGTTAAAATTAGAataataattttaaaattttaaagcaATGTAAACGTCGAAGTTTACTGGGTTAAAGTTCAacccattgttttttttttctcaagtagaggtggcaaaagggccggcccggcccattttaagcgggcctagtcgtgcttcatGCCGTGCTTAGGCCGACctatttattatcgtgccgggctcgtgcgggccaatttacttaaacattaagcccgatCCGGCCCATagcccgagcccatatcatgCCGGGCCaataaacgggccgtgctcgtgcctatcCATTATAAAACACAATTTTACAATCtcaatttgaataaataaaaaattttatttaactatttagaaaattcaaataaattaagttctacaatgtttttctcaattttagctttttaagattagttttctaataattttttatattccactacaagaaagaaagaaaaaaaaactcaaaatatattgcttttaaattgtgagattaatctttattaatataatgaagatttaatatcatattattctttccttcattctatagttgtattattatgagattagtcttttttcataaacatatatttaatatttagaaaaaatgttttatgtcaaaacaaggatataatgtttttttttttcactattttgacaacataaaataaataacattggtggaattgtcatgagattttaaataaggaggtctaatattcaaatctcatcattgtggtttattaatatttttaaaaacaaaatgaaattttgtgtttgaaaaGGGCCGGCCCAAATATGTCTTgttcgggccgtgccgggcccattactggctcgggccgggccaggcCAATGGGctaatattcctaggcccaacccggcatgttattctaacgtgctcggatCGTACTGGGCCACTAACGGACTTAAGCCGTGCCGGACCGCTTTTAAAcgcgtgccgggcccgtgcttagcggcccgtttgccagCTCTATTTTCAACTATACATCAAACTTTCACCACTGCTGCATTCCTAATTTCCTATGTGAGTTTGCTTTTATGAACCATCATAGATCATTAGATCTCCTATTCTCGTTGCATGTGCAAATGAACCAAATCTAATCCCAGTTGCTTTCGATCCAATGTGGACACCAAAGTGTAGCACATGATCTTTGGATCAAAGTCAAGCTCGTTTTGTACGAAACTAGTACATCTTCCGTGCATACTAATTTAGGGAGTCACACCCTGTAGATTTcaaagtttttcttttcagtcATAACATGTGGCACAACGTGAGACTCTGTGCACAAACAATAGCCTTGAAGTTGAGAAAGAATGGACCAAGGGGTCCAGTGAAGTATTCTAGGGGAGCAAATCACGGTACCCAATTATGGGTCATCTGGGAAGTAAGATTTGAGCTGTAGGAAATTAGAGACAAACCGACACATCTCGCGGCTAATTTGGTGCCCCTTTGAACATGGAAAGCGGTGCGAGAGCTTATCTCCTTTGCTTTCCAACTTCAAATTTTATATGACAATATGTCAGGCTCTTTTCAACTTTAATATCCCACTAgtgaattttattatttttgtctATATAAGAAGGCCATTATAGCCGCTTCTTCCACTTCAAAACGATATGGCtcctctctccttctttctttgctttctgGCCACCATCGTTCTCTGCACTGCTTATGCTTCTGCAGCTGCTACTCTACACCTTGATGGTAATTAACACTTCATTCTTTCCcttatttttctgtttcttataCTTATAGAAAGTGTTACGACAAGCGCTACATGTTACGGCTTAAATTCCATTGCAGACGACTAATAGTCCAAGTTAAAAAATTTAACTTCATTAACATAAGCTTGGAGCTGCATGCTTTTATTTCTAAAGTGACGTATTTCCTATATCTTCAGAGTTTGGTTCATATATATTCGCACTGTTGGTTTATTTTTTAACTGTCTAAACTTTCGCGGGTCTAGTGATTGTTGGTATAGTAACTCTAGTTGTTATACATCGGTGTCGAGAAAAGAAGTAAACTTGTTATACATTCTCGATAGCAACCTAAATTTTcagttctcaaaaaaaaaaaaaaaaaaagtatctaGCCTATTGATTAATACTGTGAAGCGAGTCATATCTTTAGGAACTATACAGtacatgtgtgtatatatatatgcttacaGAAAGGGTGCTTTACAAGATGCCCACCTATGTAAAGAGatgggttttcttttcttcttgataaTGAATTTTTAActcatcttttgttttttaggGGAACTACCAAATGGACACTTCGAAGAATCACCCAGTTCCTCAAACCTAAAGAAAACAGTCATCGTCGGGAAACACTCACTCCCAAAGTGGGAAATCGACGGCCTGGTCGAGTACATCGCAGGTGGGCCTCAGCCAGGTGGCTTCTACTTTCCGGTGGCGCGTGGCGTCCACGCCGTGAGGCTCGGCAACGAGGCCTCCATTTCTCAGAACGTCAATGTCAACCCGGGTTCGGTCTACTCTCTCACTTTTGGCACCACAAGAACTTGTGCTCAAGACGAGGTGCTCAAGGTCTCGGTGCCGGGTCAGTCTGCAGAGCTTTCCATACAGACTCTGTTCAGCAGCGATGGGGGTGACACTTATGCATGGGCCTTTAAGGCAACTTCCAAGGTTGTTAGGGTTACGTTCCACAACCCTGGGATTCAAGAGGACCCCGCTTGTGGTCCTCTATTGGATGCTATTGCAATCAAGGAGATCATACTTCCTCAGAAGTATATAAGAGGTATAATTTTAGATTTTAAACCTTATTTGATGTTTGTTTTACTTTCTTGATCGACTCATAAATGAGGTTCAAAACCGAACGATTATATAACTTAAAACGAGAACGATTATATAACTTAAAACGAGAAACGTGATGAACACTATGGTGAGATCAACGGCGCGCTTAACTATTTGAAGCAACCTTACTAGCTATCATGTGGTCAAGCATCACAAGGTTAAACAAGTTGAATAAAATAGCCACTTAGCGGGAAGTCCAACGATTATCTTATAATTAAAACTTATGAGACTTACAAATTACCCATTAGTTATTTAACAGTAATTTAAAAGTTCTTGTTGAGTCTTTTTACTATAAGATACACACTACAGAGAGCCATTTTACTACTTATAATTAAATATGATTTAAAGCAATCTAGATACAAATTGATATCAAGGATATCGATCAGTTGTTATAGTTGTTGTAGTCTTTACTTTGGTTATGTAGTCGGTAGGGATCTAAAATCTGAGACTTTTTTTTAGTGTGCGTGTATTCATATGGAAAATATATAATTGTTTGGGAGGTCAAAGTTTGAGAATATAGTCGCTCTTGCATTATTCTAACTTAAATCATTCTCACTGTATGTGCAGGTAATTTAGTCAAAAATGGTGGCTTTGAAAACGGTCCTCATGTATTCAAGAATTTCTCAACCGGAGTCCTCCTCCCTCCAAAGTTACTGGACCAAATCTCACCGCTGCCTGGATGGATCATCGAATCCCTAAAGCCTGTGAAGTACATTGACAGGAAGCACTTCTCAGTTCCAGTCGGATTCGCAGCAATTGAATTGGTTGCAGGAAGGGAGAGTGCCATTGCTCAAATTATTAGAACAATCCCAAACAAATCCTACAACCTTACCTTCACCATTGGGGATGCAAAGAACGGTTGTCATGGATCAATGATGGTTGAAGCCTTCGCTGGTAAGGAAACCCTAAAAGTTCCTTATGTGTCTCAAGGCAAGGGTGGATATAGAACTGCAAGCTTCAAGTTCCAAGCAGTTTCCCCAAGAACTAGAATAACATTTTACAGTGCATACTATCACACAAAGCTTCATGATTTTGGTCATATGTGTGGCCCTGTCCTAGACAATGTCATTGTCTTTCCAACTAGATATTAATAGCTTTTATTTTTGGAGGCGATTGGACCCGActggttttctatattattgTTCGAGTACAAGATCTTGAAATATGAGTAGGTTGTGCTTATTTCAATGCACATTTGGCTTCTCAACATGTTCCTAGTCGTAGGGCTAATTAGTCCGAATAAGTTTGTGAAGGCATTGTGGTCTTATTGAGGAAATTTGTTGTGAGTTGATACGTACTTTTTATTTAAATCTTTTTTATTACATCAATAACTGAGAAATATAATAATTAGTCTTTTATGAGAATATAGTCGAACTCACTATCTCTTACTtataaataagaaatttatgtcactagaccaaatgatactaggcaataaaaattatttttaaattcaCGTTTTCATCATCACTTATTCCTATAGGGtagttctagttggacctctaaatttactATTTGGACATCTCATCCTTAGTACacatctaatttactttttagaatacttaaaaaactaagtagacctccttatttttaccaaaacactctTGAATATGATATACAACAATTTGTTaatctactttttatctctatcttcaaccgtgaaaagaagaatgaattaaaatcacatgatattgctctcttatgagaaAGTCTCTCCTctaccaaaattaatcaaaggTTCTCcatcttgatatgttgctgaaatccttttgaatttgctaaaagaatgatTTCAAGAGTTTTATGTTAGAAGATCGAGTAAtaattatatcataatattcaattaatttagtttaaggaaattccaaatcagattattttgaatttatttttgtattaaatgatggaccatgtatagaaattattatttttacttaattatttaggtaaattataaaactatatggcaatataaggaaattccggaagaaataaaaaaataatttaattgaatgttatatttagaCAGGTAAGAagattattattaatttttttttccatttttctttttttgttcttatttgtcttttcatatgacttgataaagtctattaataattgaaaaaagttagAGATCCAAATATTAagtttggaggtccaactagaaccacccattcctatatccaaaaaaaaaaaaaaaaatctcaaacttCAACTCCATCAGTTCCTCTATGTCATTTTCTATTTAGGAAATTCATAAATTTCACATTTTCATCCCCTATtcttataacaaaaaaaaaatatatatatagttaccGACAGTAGCCAAGTTTATATCAAGTATTTCCTTTTATGTTCAAATTGTAATTAATGACTAAAAATCTCTTTTTTTAGATATAGGAATAGGCGATGAAAACGTGAAAATTAAGGATTTCCTAAAATAGGAAATCAGATAGAAGAACTGTTCAAGTTGATACTTGAAAAAAATCTTTATATTTTAGGTAAAAATAAGGTTGAGGGATCTGTTTGGAGATGCTTTAAGAATTTGAAGAATTACAGGATGATCTCTTTTTACATTGCCCAGCTGCAATCAAGGattaaaatattaatttttacaTATCTATCGGAACTTTAAAACAGGAGATATCAGAAATATCAGGGATATATCGGAGATATttgaggaaattttttttttttgaaaaagtaaATTTATTAGAATTAgatataaatacatataaatacattaaaaaaagagactctaggtagttgaaaagTCACCCGCTGGTCTACCAACATACTACATAGAGTCAACTACAGACTACATAGAATCACAAACTACACAATAACAAATGATTTATGATTCATATAATTGCGCCACATTTTTTTACACTCTTATGCGAATCATAACCCAATAGTCTGTTCTCTTTGTCTGAAATTTTAATATAATTAAGGCCAATCCCATATAATTGAGAAAGATGAAGTGAATGAGTTACTTTTTGAAACATGGCTCCatcaagtttgttttcttttgctgaaATTGTTTCATCATGAATTCTCTTCGCCCAGATTCGTCTTCAGAgaatttctcctcacctagattccaCTGCTCACTTGGTTTTCCCTCTAAGGGAAtactcctcacccagattcacTTTGAGGAAACTTGTCACACCCCTAAtttttaaacataaataaaaatcgatatataatcccataattatacatgcgtgatcgtttaGCCATCAATACCAAATATCttgaaaactttttcccttaaaaccaagtacatacttatgccctgaaccctcaaaaattaatatacactcgctccaaagagttatatattacacaatcttacgaattaaattgtcaacaacgaAATTAAATGTAACTGCcgctcagagttaactatacaacggaagtctctatcaacggtaaagtcacaaaatggcttcctaccttaaagctgcaaaggcgctatcTCAGCTTCATCCCCAATTATcttaacctgcaggattaacccctacacagtttgaatagtgtaccgggtcgtcacacaacaaacccggtaagcttttgcaagcccgtatgagtaactcaaaacagtcaacacaactcacaccagaaataaggaaaacaactcacgctttggttccttaaaacatgaaataaaggagaataactcacactttaatttccattcaaatcaaaataaaagaaagcaacttacaCCAGTGTTTTAAAAAGCGCGCGTCAGGCGCGCCTTCAAGCGTAAAAGGAGTGAGGCGTGAAGAAAAGTGAGTCTGTTTTGCAGATGAGGCGCAGAGGCGTGGAAGATGGAGGCGTGGTTTAGGCGGAGATGGAGGCGTGGAAGGCGACGAAAGCGTGCCTTAAGGAGTGCTGAGCGTACGcctggaatatatatatattttttttaaacacaCCAAAACTACGTCGTTTTGGTGTTTTGAGAGGGTTTTTCATTTAAGTCGTGTATTATACCCGAGCGAAGCCCCAAATCCCTCAACAGCCTCCCCGACTCTTCACTCTCAAGAGCACTCAATCCCAATCCCTTGATCGAAAAGTTGATAAAATCATGAAGAGCCCATaagttttctcaagaatttggtTCTAAAGGAGGCTATTTGCAGAATTGGAGCAAGATTTGAAAAGAGTTGGAGAGTTGTAGTTCGATACTTCGATTTGAAGAAAAGGAGTTCAAGGTATGATCATGGTTCGATCaattttccttgttttcttgggatggttttgtttttctttgttatgtgcaattggaattggaatttggaCATCTATCATCTATGTATTCTTAAATTTCTTACTGAATAATTGAATATAGTCACTGCTTTGATGAACCTGCTCTACACTTCCTCTTACAGTAACTATGATGTTCAACACATAGAGGCTTGAGTAGTATCTGTTACGGCATACCTGGTTGTTTGTAGATATGGCTTGAATTTTCTGCATTTGCATTCAAGTTCGTCCTCTGTCTTGCCATTTCTTCAGGGTAAAATTTGCAAGCTGAGAGTCTGAATCATGAAGTAAAATTTATGTGAAGAACAATGTTATTGTGGGGTATAAATTTAACTCAATTTTATCGGACTGACTATGCATTTGTTGGTGAAATTCATGTCATTTATCATTGGTATGAATTTTCTGGGTAAACTAAGCTATATATGATTTCTAGACTCTAAAACGAATTAATGTCTTTAACATATCTATGCATCAGTAATCTCTGATATTCACATTTTGCCaaatgagagagagatgcaACTTCCACCTTCATGCTTAGCTGGTCCTGAGTCATGCATGAGTCATAATGAAATCAAATATATATGGTCAGTGGCCACATTGGAGCAGCTATATATGAAATATGCACTCTACATGTACAGCAAGAAATgtgttcaaagttcaaaccacTCATAAGCTTTGATCAGTAACTAATGGCTCCtcccaatttctttttctttgttgctCTAATAACTTCATCATTGCTGTACACTTCTGCGTCTTGTTCTTCTGTTATGGATCATGGCATCAATGTTCCATCTGCTCTAGAATCCGAGAAGGCTATATTGCCTCCTAGTGACTATAAGAAAGTTAATCTGACACTTCACTATCGAAGTTTGAACCCAGATTCTGCACTTTTCCTAGTAAGAGATCTTAAAGGGGTTTTTGATAACAATCTCATCACTATTCTTATTTTGTAGAACAATCTGTATTGGTTTACATTTTAGCATGGGTATTGAACTATTAAGTAATAATCATTGAATCTGTAAACGTACATGTAATTGTTCTGTTTGTTGGGCCTATGGTCCCTCCTTATGGTATagcttctgttttgttttgtttatgattGGCATTGTCCTGCTCCCactttaaattgataatttaaTATAAGTTTGTATCTTGTGTAGGCAAAATGAGTTCTAGTACTAGTGGGACAACAAAGAAAGACCATGCTTGGCGATGGATTTATTTTAGGTTTGGTGATTTTGTTGAATCATATGGTTTTAGTACTTGCTTATTATGAATGGATGACaatttataatgtttttttggttacaatacatgttctatatataagacTAGTTCTATACGTAAATACAGCTAgtttatacgtaaggcttacgccttacgcctTAAGGCGAACGCCTTGCTGAGGCTCTCCTGGCTACGCCTCAGCCTTTGAAAACATTGACTTACACCTtggttccttttaaaacgaaacatagaaaacaactcactccttggtttctatcaattgtaccaaaatcgtaccatagaaaacaactcacacttgaattctatcaaatcgtACCAAAATCGTACAATAGAAAGCAACCCatacttgaattctatcaaattgtaccatagaaagcaactcacaccttgatttctatcaaatataacatagaaacaACTCAcgccttgaattctatcaatcgtaccataaccgtatcatagaaagcaactcgcaccttgatttctatc
Above is a genomic segment from Rosa chinensis cultivar Old Blush chromosome 3, RchiOBHm-V2, whole genome shotgun sequence containing:
- the LOC112193522 gene encoding uncharacterized protein LOC112193522, which codes for MAPLSFFLCFLATIVLCTAYASAAATLHLDGELPNGHFEESPSSSNLKKTVIVGKHSLPKWEIDGLVEYIAGGPQPGGFYFPVARGVHAVRLGNEASISQNVNVNPGSVYSLTFGTTRTCAQDEVLKVSVPGQSAELSIQTLFSSDGGDTYAWAFKATSKVVRVTFHNPGIQEDPACGPLLDAIAIKEIILPQKYIRGNLVKNGGFENGPHVFKNFSTGVLLPPKLLDQISPLPGWIIESLKPVKYIDRKHFSVPVGFAAIELVAGRESAIAQIIRTIPNKSYNLTFTIGDAKNGCHGSMMVEAFAGKETLKVPYVSQGKGGYRTASFKFQAVSPRTRITFYSAYYHTKLHDFGHMCGPVLDNVIVFPTRY